In the genome of Monodelphis domestica isolate mMonDom1 chromosome 2, mMonDom1.pri, whole genome shotgun sequence, one region contains:
- the GOSR2 gene encoding Golgi SNAP receptor complex member 2 isoform X1 gives MEPLYQQTHKQVHEIQSHMGRLETSDKESLHLVENEIQARIDQIFSSLERLEILSSKEPPNKRQNAKLRVDQLKYDVQHLQTALRNFQHRRYAREQQERQREELLSRTFTTNDSDTTIPMDESLQFNSSLQKVHHGMDDLIGGGHNILEGLRAQRMTLKGTQKKILDIANMLGLSNTVMRLIEKRAFQDKYFMIGGMLLTCVVMFLVVQYLT, from the exons GCAGGTCCATGAGATCCAGTCTCACATGGGACGCCTGGAGACGTCAGACAAGGAGTCTTTGCACC tagtagaaaatgaaatccaagcaAGGATAGATCAAATATTCAGCAGCCTGGAACGCCTGGAGATTTTGTCTAGCAAAGAGCCCCCTAATAAGCGCCAGAATGCCAAACT cCGTGTTGACCAGTTAAAGTATGATGTCCAGCACCTGCAGACCGCACTTCGGAACTTCCAGCATCGGCGATATGCCAGGGAGCAGCAGGAGAGGCAGCGAGAAGAGCTTCTGTCAAGAACCTTCACCACGAAT GACTCTGATACCACCATACCCATGGATGAATCACTGCAGTTTAATTCTTCCCTCCAGAAAGTTCACCACGGCATGGATGACCTCATTGGAGGCGGGCACAATATTCTGGAGGGACTGAGGGCACAGAGAATGACCCTGAAG GGCACTCAGAAGAAGATCTTGGATATTGCTAACATGCTGGGGTTATCCAACACTGTCATGCGACTTATTGAGAAGCGGGCCTTCCAAGACAAGTACTTCATGATAGGTGGGATGCTGCTCACCTGTGTGGTCATGTTTCTGGTGGTGCAGTATTTGACATGA
- the GOSR2 gene encoding Golgi SNAP receptor complex member 2 isoform X2, whose protein sequence is MEPLYQQTHKQVHEIQSHMGRLETSDKESLHLVENEIQARIDQIFSSLERLEILSSKEPPNKRQNAKLRVDQLKYDVQHLQTALRNFQHRRYAREQQERQREELLSRTFTTNGTQKKILDIANMLGLSNTVMRLIEKRAFQDKYFMIGGMLLTCVVMFLVVQYLT, encoded by the exons GCAGGTCCATGAGATCCAGTCTCACATGGGACGCCTGGAGACGTCAGACAAGGAGTCTTTGCACC tagtagaaaatgaaatccaagcaAGGATAGATCAAATATTCAGCAGCCTGGAACGCCTGGAGATTTTGTCTAGCAAAGAGCCCCCTAATAAGCGCCAGAATGCCAAACT cCGTGTTGACCAGTTAAAGTATGATGTCCAGCACCTGCAGACCGCACTTCGGAACTTCCAGCATCGGCGATATGCCAGGGAGCAGCAGGAGAGGCAGCGAGAAGAGCTTCTGTCAAGAACCTTCACCACGAAT GGCACTCAGAAGAAGATCTTGGATATTGCTAACATGCTGGGGTTATCCAACACTGTCATGCGACTTATTGAGAAGCGGGCCTTCCAAGACAAGTACTTCATGATAGGTGGGATGCTGCTCACCTGTGTGGTCATGTTTCTGGTGGTGCAGTATTTGACATGA